Proteins encoded in a region of the Desulfovibrio sp. genome:
- a CDS encoding DMT family transporter, protein MFYIALVVFAGCVVALQPPINAALGRTVGLLESGLVSFAVGTLFLAMAVLLTGRGSVLRVTEIPLWQLAGGVLGAFMVVTTTMAAPRIGVLSTLVAMIFGNLVMGAIIDHKGWFGLTAIPFDWRRMLGLAMVLAGIALVARR, encoded by the coding sequence ATGTTCTACATTGCGCTGGTGGTCTTTGCTGGCTGCGTGGTGGCCCTGCAACCGCCCATTAACGCGGCGCTGGGCCGTACGGTTGGCCTGCTTGAAAGCGGGCTGGTTTCGTTTGCCGTGGGTACGCTGTTTCTTGCAATGGCGGTGTTGCTCACCGGGCGGGGCAGTGTGCTGCGCGTGACGGAAATTCCGCTCTGGCAACTGGCGGGCGGGGTGCTGGGCGCGTTTATGGTGGTAACAACCACCATGGCCGCACCGCGCATCGGCGTGCTGAGCACGCTGGTGGCCATGATTTTTGGCAATCTGGTCATGGGGGCCATTATCGATCACAAAGGCTGGTTTGGCCTGACGGCCATACCCTTTGACTGGCGCAGAATGCTGGGGCTGGCCATGGTGCTGGCGGGCATTGCTCTGGTGGCCCGCCGCTGA
- the nth gene encoding endonuclease III, producing MSVKSSPEATARQVLAALQQRYPHPRTHLDAQNAWELLVATVLAAQCTDARVNTVTPELFRRWPTPAALAEAPIEELEGVIRPTGFFHSKAKNLLGAARRVRDVFDGQIPKSIEDLVTIPGVARKTANVVLFGAYGINEGLAVDTHVKRIAYRLGLTDETDPVPIERDLMKLFPREEWGDVNHRMVWFGREVCDARKPLCDVCEMRPFCPRREPPRAVKAAARRK from the coding sequence ATGAGCGTTAAATCTTCACCAGAGGCAACTGCCAGGCAGGTGCTTGCGGCCCTGCAACAGCGTTACCCCCACCCGCGAACCCATCTGGATGCCCAGAACGCATGGGAACTGCTGGTGGCCACCGTACTTGCAGCCCAGTGCACAGACGCGCGGGTCAACACAGTCACGCCAGAGCTTTTTCGCCGCTGGCCCACGCCTGCCGCACTGGCAGAGGCTCCGATTGAAGAACTTGAGGGCGTCATCCGCCCCACGGGATTTTTCCACAGCAAGGCAAAAAACCTGCTGGGCGCTGCACGACGTGTGCGCGATGTTTTTGACGGGCAGATTCCCAAAAGCATTGAAGACCTCGTCACCATACCCGGTGTTGCTCGCAAAACGGCCAATGTGGTGCTGTTTGGCGCATACGGCATCAACGAGGGGCTGGCGGTCGACACCCATGTAAAACGCATTGCCTACCGGCTGGGCCTGACCGACGAAACCGACCCCGTGCCCATTGAGCGCGACCTCATGAAGCTTTTTCCGCGCGAGGAATGGGGCGACGTCAACCATCGCATGGTCTGGTTTGGACGCGAGGTGTGCGATGCCCGCAAACCACTGTGCGATGTATGCGAAATGCGGCCATTCTGCCCCCGCCGCGAACCGCCCAGGGCGGTAAAGGCTGCAGCCCGCCGCAAATAG
- a CDS encoding Mrp/NBP35 family ATP-binding protein: MSDCNHQCGSCGESCGDRNEPQQDFRVKPHAQSRIGKVIGVVSGKGGVGKSLVTSLLAVALTRQGKHCAILDADITGPSIPRVFGLTGKAHVEGDGLVPERSKGGVDIMSMNLLLHGDSDAVLWRGPIIAGAVKQFWSDVVWRDVDYMFVDMPPGTGDVPLTVFQSLPVDGIVIVTSPQELVSMIVQKAIDMARQMDVPILGLVENYSYFKCPDNNKEYKIFGESHIDAVAQRHGLKVLARLPIDPALANACDTGTIEDVSEHFMDGALAVIRLM, encoded by the coding sequence ATGAGTGATTGCAACCATCAGTGTGGAAGCTGTGGTGAAAGTTGCGGCGATCGCAACGAACCTCAGCAGGATTTCAGGGTAAAACCGCATGCGCAAAGTCGCATCGGCAAGGTCATAGGTGTTGTGAGCGGCAAGGGTGGGGTAGGCAAATCTCTGGTTACCTCGTTGCTGGCTGTGGCCTTGACCCGGCAGGGCAAGCACTGCGCCATTCTTGACGCCGACATTACAGGCCCTTCCATTCCCCGTGTGTTTGGCCTCACGGGCAAGGCCCATGTGGAAGGAGACGGCCTCGTGCCCGAGCGCAGCAAGGGCGGAGTGGATATCATGTCCATGAATCTGCTGCTGCACGGCGATTCGGATGCAGTGCTGTGGCGCGGCCCCATCATTGCCGGTGCGGTCAAGCAGTTCTGGTCGGACGTGGTCTGGCGCGATGTGGACTATATGTTTGTGGACATGCCTCCCGGAACGGGCGACGTGCCGCTGACAGTTTTTCAGTCCCTGCCGGTGGACGGCATTGTGATTGTGACCTCGCCGCAGGAACTGGTGAGCATGATCGTGCAAAAGGCCATTGATATGGCCCGGCAGATGGATGTTCCCATTCTTGGGCTGGTCGAAAATTATTCGTACTTCAAATGCCCGGACAACAACAAGGAATACAAGATTTTTGGCGAAAGCCACATCGACGCCGTGGCGCAGCGGCACGGCCTCAAGGTGCTTGCCCGCCTGCCCATTGATCCCGCGCTGGCAAATGCGTGCGATACGGGAACCATTGAAGACGTGAGCGAGCACTTTATGGACGGCGCGCTGGCAGTGATCAGGCTCATGTGA
- a CDS encoding cupin domain-containing protein: MINRADALECFEKELFGGPGAVHFTKIVNEKGLADKGRLFNIGTLKPGCAVGNHKHNGEMEIYYILEGEGLYNDNGVEATVKAGDVTVCNDGESHGLLNTGSTDLKMVALILFTK; encoded by the coding sequence ATGATCAATCGCGCAGACGCTCTGGAATGCTTTGAAAAGGAACTTTTCGGTGGGCCGGGCGCAGTCCATTTTACCAAGATAGTTAACGAAAAGGGCCTTGCCGACAAAGGTCGCCTGTTCAACATCGGCACCCTCAAGCCCGGCTGTGCCGTGGGCAACCACAAGCACAACGGCGAAATGGAAATATATTACATTCTTGAGGGCGAAGGCCTGTACAACGACAACGGCGTGGAAGCCACCGTCAAGGCTGGCGACGTGACCGTCTGCAACGATGGCGAAAGCCACGGCCTGCTCAATACCGGTTCCACAGACCTCAAGATGGTGGCCCTTATTCTGTTTACCAAGTAA
- a CDS encoding DUF134 domain-containing protein, whose translation MPRPKKWRKVCSLPENASFGPLPGCGQAPGNAGEAGQCVTMTVDEYEAVRLIDLEGMNQEACAEKMRIARTTVQSIYAEARKKLADSLVNGKLLRIEGGDYELCDGRGSRCGMGVCHRRRGGGGFGL comes from the coding sequence ATGCCAAGACCAAAAAAATGGCGAAAAGTCTGTAGCCTGCCGGAAAATGCCAGTTTCGGCCCCCTGCCGGGCTGCGGACAGGCCCCCGGCAATGCAGGGGAAGCCGGACAATGCGTCACCATGACCGTGGATGAATACGAGGCCGTGCGCCTCATTGACCTTGAGGGAATGAATCAGGAGGCCTGCGCCGAAAAAATGCGCATTGCCCGCACCACCGTGCAGAGCATCTATGCAGAGGCGCGCAAAAAACTGGCCGATTCGCTGGTCAACGGCAAGCTGCTGCGTATAGAAGGCGGCGATTATGAACTGTGCGACGGGCGCGGTTCGCGTTGCGGCATGGGTGTATGCCACAGACGGCGCGGTGGCGGAGGTTTTGGGCTGTAA
- a CDS encoding mechanosensitive ion channel domain-containing protein encodes MHAPKQLLIAFFLALCCALASPVAHAAETTPATKQDAPKTDAAKPDASKPDAAKPDTGKADAAKADAPKQDAAKPDAPKQDSGKADSAKVDSGKGDSGKSADSGKKDSSKSDKQDKPAAKADAKSDAKADGKADAKADAKADDKPADSKEGEAPIPTLPLRDPWEMVWSGQKAMLDEITQKAAAMGDSFAQRSNNLSEKVQPFMEEARRLLVLLNTYKNWPNPVEAVGRRITSTVLDLRKVIDPVMGARTEVQALLERVGYLADSMPEDLHDGSLSPEMQEYAKTIVLTRLRLTAVMAQYDSALAPALALIKRLEKMQEEINAQIPVLWKNYYLQSPVPWLSPDAWADFGRQMHYSAQGMILRLPVEIPVTVQRWGTAVLRFVVCLLFTGVLTTLLYRRWAAHETNTTVRHIFRVSLPWLCVGLALLGSSVSSTGEFFRLFLAVGNLCLIVAQIHLAWDLRLLKYPEVQQQKPPFWTLIQPTLCSYVLLYLPLTQPLVLVIWLGIVIVSLVRQHRRPKLDLGPMHAETSVLECEPLVLWICLVLTLAGLHIYSMVLYLLFVSCSLALQLCLGGMALVSTLNDRIPQEGVRAALAHLAVALSAPVVLVAAFVGVSQWVGTLPGGMYLLQHYVMRGVNVGATQFNVVHLLLIITMFFLTRTAVGMGSRFLARLPKQGVAIDATLIPPMQTAFTYALWCCFGLFALRAVGMELSNLAMVAGGLSVGIGFGMQTIVNNFLSGLILIFSRTLQAGDVVEVGGTQGRVRKISVRATMVETFDNALIIVPNSEFVASRLINWTRNSRTVRREIKVGVAYGTDADQVMKILLATANANSNVLKYPPPTVAFVEFGASTLDFSLRFWVRDYDVAVSTASDIRVEIEREFREQRIEIAFPQLDINIKELPPRVKAPRPSAEPRVSKRRAPRRPRRVLPAGAKGVKPGNKTTATPDDGDDDENNS; translated from the coding sequence ATGCACGCACCCAAACAGCTGCTTATTGCCTTTTTCCTGGCCCTGTGCTGTGCCCTGGCCTCTCCCGTCGCCCATGCGGCGGAAACGACCCCCGCCACCAAGCAGGACGCTCCCAAAACGGATGCCGCCAAACCCGATGCATCCAAGCCAGACGCAGCCAAGCCCGATACAGGCAAGGCCGATGCCGCAAAAGCCGATGCTCCCAAGCAGGACGCAGCCAAGCCAGACGCTCCAAAGCAGGATTCTGGCAAAGCCGACTCGGCCAAGGTTGATTCCGGCAAGGGAGATTCTGGCAAATCTGCCGATTCCGGCAAAAAGGATTCGTCCAAGTCAGACAAGCAGGACAAGCCCGCCGCCAAGGCTGACGCAAAATCCGATGCCAAGGCTGACGGCAAGGCCGATGCCAAGGCCGATGCCAAAGCAGACGACAAGCCAGCGGACTCCAAGGAGGGCGAAGCACCCATCCCCACCCTGCCCCTGCGCGACCCGTGGGAAATGGTCTGGAGCGGCCAGAAGGCCATGCTCGACGAAATCACCCAGAAGGCCGCCGCCATGGGCGATTCGTTTGCCCAGCGCTCGAACAACCTGAGCGAAAAGGTGCAGCCCTTCATGGAAGAAGCGCGGCGTCTTCTGGTGCTGCTCAATACCTATAAAAACTGGCCCAACCCTGTTGAGGCCGTGGGCCGACGCATCACCTCCACCGTGCTTGACCTGCGCAAGGTCATCGACCCCGTCATGGGCGCGCGCACAGAAGTACAGGCCCTGCTTGAACGCGTTGGCTATCTGGCCGACAGCATGCCCGAAGACCTGCACGACGGCAGCCTGAGCCCTGAAATGCAGGAATACGCCAAAACCATCGTACTCACCCGTCTGCGGCTCACCGCCGTGATGGCGCAGTACGATTCTGCCCTTGCTCCTGCCCTGGCCCTCATCAAGCGGCTGGAAAAAATGCAGGAAGAAATCAACGCGCAGATTCCTGTTCTGTGGAAAAACTATTACCTGCAAAGCCCCGTGCCGTGGCTCAGCCCGGATGCCTGGGCCGACTTTGGCCGGCAGATGCACTACTCGGCCCAGGGCATGATTCTGCGCTTGCCGGTTGAAATACCTGTCACCGTACAGCGCTGGGGCACGGCGGTGCTGCGTTTTGTGGTATGCCTGCTGTTCACAGGCGTGCTCACCACCCTGCTGTACCGCCGCTGGGCCGCGCACGAAACCAACACCACAGTGCGGCACATTTTTCGTGTCAGTCTGCCCTGGCTGTGCGTGGGGCTGGCCCTGCTGGGCAGTTCCGTATCTTCGACGGGCGAGTTCTTCCGCCTGTTTCTGGCTGTTGGCAACCTGTGCCTCATTGTGGCCCAGATCCATCTGGCCTGGGACCTGCGCCTGCTGAAATACCCAGAGGTACAGCAGCAGAAACCGCCTTTCTGGACACTCATCCAGCCAACCCTGTGTTCGTATGTGCTGCTCTACCTGCCGCTTACCCAGCCGCTGGTGCTGGTTATCTGGCTTGGTATTGTCATTGTTTCCCTCGTGCGCCAGCACCGCAGACCCAAGCTTGATCTTGGCCCCATGCATGCGGAAACCAGCGTGCTTGAATGCGAACCTCTCGTGCTGTGGATCTGTCTTGTGCTGACCCTGGCCGGGTTGCACATTTACAGCATGGTGCTGTACCTGCTCTTTGTCTCCTGCTCGCTGGCCCTGCAACTCTGCCTTGGCGGCATGGCTCTGGTCAGTACGCTTAATGACAGAATTCCTCAGGAAGGAGTGCGCGCCGCACTGGCTCACCTTGCCGTGGCCCTTTCTGCCCCTGTGGTGCTGGTGGCGGCCTTTGTGGGCGTTTCGCAGTGGGTGGGCACGCTGCCCGGCGGCATGTACCTGCTGCAACACTACGTGATGCGCGGCGTAAACGTGGGCGCCACACAGTTCAATGTGGTGCACCTGCTGCTCATCATCACCATGTTCTTTCTTACCCGCACAGCCGTGGGCATGGGCTCGCGTTTTCTGGCCCGCCTGCCCAAGCAGGGCGTTGCCATTGACGCCACGCTCATTCCGCCCATGCAGACGGCCTTTACCTACGCGCTTTGGTGCTGCTTTGGCCTGTTTGCCCTGCGTGCCGTGGGCATGGAACTCAGCAACCTTGCCATGGTAGCCGGTGGTCTTTCCGTCGGTATCGGTTTTGGCATGCAGACCATCGTCAACAACTTCCTCTCGGGTCTGATACTTATCTTCAGCCGTACCCTTCAGGCGGGTGACGTGGTGGAAGTGGGCGGCACCCAGGGCCGTGTGCGCAAGATCAGCGTGCGCGCCACCATGGTGGAAACCTTTGACAATGCCCTGATCATTGTCCCCAACTCTGAATTTGTGGCCAGCCGCCTCATCAACTGGACGCGCAACAGCCGCACCGTGCGCAGGGAGATCAAGGTGGGCGTGGCCTACGGCACTGACGCAGATCAGGTCATGAAGATTCTGCTGGCCACGGCCAACGCCAACAGCAACGTGCTCAAATATCCCCCGCCAACCGTGGCCTTTGTGGAATTTGGCGCCAGCACGCTCGATTTCAGCCTGAGATTCTGGGTGCGCGATTATGACGTGGCGGTTTCCACAGCCTCTGATATCCGGGTTGAAATAGAAAGGGAGTTCCGCGAGCAGCGTATCGAGATTGCCTTCCCGCAGCTTGATATAAACATCAAGGAACTGCCCCCGCGCGTAAAGGCTCCCCGGCCCTCGGCAGAGCCCCGCGTCAGCAAGCGCCGCGCACCGCGCCGCCCCCGCAGGGTTTTGCCCGCTGGAGCCAAGGGCGTGAAGCCGGGAAATAAAACAACTGCCACCCCCGACGACGGGGATGACGACGAAAACAACAGTTAA
- a CDS encoding YbaK/EbsC family protein, which yields MRVDAVRGFLARHGLEQAYSEFDVSSATVDLAAQAIGCEPGRIAKSLSISVNDTPMVLVVMGTARLDNRKFKDAFHSKARFIKPEDLEAQVGHPMGGVCPFALPEGVAVYLDTSLRQYDPVYPAAGAPNNAVRLTLEELEQVTGGTWVDVCKSGEA from the coding sequence ATGCGTGTTGATGCAGTGCGGGGCTTTCTGGCCCGCCATGGTCTGGAACAAGCCTACAGCGAATTTGATGTTTCGAGCGCCACGGTAGATCTGGCCGCACAGGCCATAGGATGCGAGCCGGGGCGTATTGCCAAGAGCCTTTCCATCAGCGTGAACGACACGCCCATGGTGCTGGTTGTGATGGGCACGGCCCGTCTGGACAACCGCAAATTCAAGGATGCCTTTCACTCCAAGGCCCGCTTTATCAAACCGGAAGATCTTGAAGCCCAGGTGGGGCATCCCATGGGCGGCGTTTGCCCCTTTGCCCTGCCAGAGGGCGTTGCCGTGTATCTGGACACGAGCCTCAGGCAGTATGACCCCGTGTATCCGGCAGCGGGCGCGCCCAACAATGCCGTGCGGCTGACGCTCGAAGAACTGGAGCAAGTGACCGGCGGCACGTGGGTCGACGTGTGCAAGAGCGGCGAAGCCTGA
- a CDS encoding chemotaxis protein — MSQNSLLNVSNNELEIIEFIIDEKQPDGKVYSGHYGINVAKVLEIIRLPNITSVPSKCDPSVLGTFNLRGKVLPILNLAAWLGKEMATEENTKVIVTEFSGVQAAFMVSAVTSIHRMTWDRIEPPNQYVQTYSRETITGVLRIQDRVLFILDMEKILASLDSTLDMSQVEVDTSPVEGAGQFHLLVADDSSSLRNVMQSSLEKSGFQVTAVGSGRAAWEFLMRTREEAQAKGKELTDVLHLIISDIEMPEMDGHMLTAKIRETPGLSTLPVILFSSLITDALYEKGVKMGADRQVSKPDLPGLNKIIREVIAEKLHK, encoded by the coding sequence ATGTCGCAAAACAGCTTGCTGAACGTTAGCAATAACGAACTTGAAATCATTGAATTCATTATCGACGAGAAGCAGCCAGACGGCAAGGTCTACAGCGGGCATTACGGCATCAACGTAGCCAAGGTGCTTGAAATCATCCGCCTGCCCAACATCACCAGTGTGCCCAGCAAGTGCGACCCTTCCGTGCTTGGCACGTTCAACCTGCGCGGCAAGGTGCTGCCCATCCTCAACCTGGCCGCATGGCTGGGCAAGGAAATGGCAACGGAAGAAAACACCAAGGTCATTGTTACCGAGTTCAGCGGCGTGCAGGCTGCCTTTATGGTTTCTGCCGTCACGAGCATCCACCGCATGACCTGGGACCGCATTGAACCGCCGAACCAGTACGTGCAGACATACTCGCGCGAGACCATCACCGGCGTGCTGCGCATTCAGGACCGCGTGCTCTTTATTCTGGACATGGAAAAAATCCTCGCCAGCCTCGACAGCACGCTCGACATGTCGCAGGTTGAGGTAGACACCAGCCCGGTTGAAGGCGCGGGCCAGTTCCACCTGCTGGTGGCGGACGACTCGAGCTCGCTGCGCAACGTTATGCAGTCGTCGCTCGAAAAATCGGGTTTTCAGGTTACTGCCGTGGGCAGTGGCCGTGCCGCATGGGAATTTTTGATGCGCACGCGTGAGGAAGCCCAAGCCAAGGGCAAAGAACTTACCGACGTGCTGCACCTGATCATTTCCGACATTGAAATGCCGGAAATGGACGGACACATGCTGACGGCAAAAATTCGCGAAACCCCCGGCCTCAGCACCCTGCCGGTCATTCTGTTCTCTTCGCTCATTACAGACGCGCTGTACGAAAAGGGCGTCAAAATGGGCGCGGACAGGCAGGTTTCCAAGCCCGACCTTCCGGGCCTGAACAAGATCATCCGCGAAGTCATAGCTGAAAAGCTGCACAAGTAA
- a CDS encoding VOC family protein has product MQTSLPEGIRVLFVAGFGPVVADREKSDKLYRKVLALPLRHEDGYEGYWHSQCLEGVKHFALWPLDKAALSCFGEAVWPAHLPVPQAWLELDVEDIASATRILEQNGYALLTRLKEEPWGQTVTRFLSPEGILTAITHTPFLREAASAEETA; this is encoded by the coding sequence ATGCAGACCAGTCTTCCTGAAGGTATCCGTGTTCTGTTTGTAGCCGGTTTCGGGCCTGTGGTGGCCGACCGGGAAAAGAGCGACAAGCTTTATAGAAAGGTTCTGGCGCTGCCCCTGCGGCACGAGGATGGCTACGAGGGCTACTGGCATTCGCAGTGCCTTGAGGGCGTAAAGCATTTTGCCCTCTGGCCGCTGGACAAGGCCGCTCTCTCGTGTTTTGGCGAGGCAGTCTGGCCCGCCCATCTGCCCGTGCCACAGGCCTGGCTTGAGCTGGATGTGGAAGATATCGCCTCGGCCACGCGTATTCTTGAACAGAACGGCTACGCGCTGCTCACCCGGCTTAAGGAAGAACCCTGGGGGCAGACCGTGACCCGCTTTCTGAGCCCCGAGGGCATTTTGACGGCCATCACCCACACGCCTTTTTTGCGCGAAGCGGCATCGGCGGAGGAAACAGCCTAG
- the cutA gene encoding divalent-cation tolerance protein CutA, which translates to MEQNETHRVFLVYMTAPTEQEALHLARELVRLRLAAGVNMMPGARSVYRWQGQVHEAGECLLLAQVSEAALPEFLEKARALHSYEVPCVVAMPIAAGHQPFLQWIAENSLPHPA; encoded by the coding sequence ATGGAACAAAATGAAACCCACAGGGTTTTTCTGGTCTATATGACCGCGCCCACAGAGCAGGAGGCCCTGCATCTGGCACGCGAGCTGGTGCGTTTGCGGCTGGCCGCCGGGGTCAACATGATGCCCGGTGCCCGCTCGGTGTATCGCTGGCAGGGGCAGGTGCACGAAGCGGGCGAATGCCTGCTGCTGGCCCAGGTCAGCGAGGCGGCCCTGCCCGAATTTCTGGAAAAGGCGCGCGCCTTGCACAGTTACGAGGTTCCCTGCGTGGTTGCCATGCCCATTGCGGCTGGCCATCAGCCCTTTTTGCAATGGATCGCTGAAAACAGTCTGCCGCACCCGGCCTGA
- the aldA gene encoding aldehyde dehydrogenase: protein MRTYQQFINGKLVSPTGFAVIEVENPSTGEIMAQTPNGGKEDGLAALAAAHKSQTAWAALPAVARAGYLKKMADLIRKHRLELGRILAEEQAKTHPLAQIEIDLTAEYFDYYAGWARIYEGEIIQSDRPRENILLYRRPIGVVVGICPWNFPFFVMARKVAPSLLVGCTSVIKPSSLAPATVMHFASLLREIDLPAGVVNFVTGGGSTLGETLASSSMTDMVSLTGSVEAGQRIISAGAHNITKVSLELGGKAPAIVCADADMDLAVKAVTASRTVFSGQVCNCAERLYVHESVADAFAEKLSAAFEAVRLGNPFDDPAPDMCSQISADHLGKIDGMVRRAKEQGAEVVTGGAPAERGSGYFYKPTLLRSCQQHMEIVRNEVFGPVLPMLTYRDLDEAIELANDCDYGLTSSIYTTSISTAMEAVNRLKFGETYVNRENFEAMQGFHAGWRKSGIGGADGKHGLMEYLQTQVAYIQY, encoded by the coding sequence ATGCGTACCTATCAACAGTTCATCAACGGCAAATTGGTTTCACCCACTGGCTTTGCAGTTATTGAGGTAGAGAACCCCTCTACCGGCGAAATAATGGCCCAGACCCCCAATGGCGGCAAGGAGGACGGGCTGGCCGCCCTGGCCGCGGCCCACAAGTCCCAGACGGCCTGGGCAGCGCTACCGGCGGTTGCGCGGGCCGGGTATCTGAAAAAAATGGCCGACCTGATCCGCAAGCACCGGCTTGAACTTGGCCGTATTCTTGCCGAGGAGCAGGCCAAAACCCATCCCCTCGCCCAGATCGAGATTGACCTGACGGCCGAGTATTTTGACTACTACGCTGGCTGGGCGCGCATTTACGAGGGCGAGATCATCCAGAGCGACCGCCCGCGCGAAAACATACTGCTCTACCGCAGGCCCATCGGCGTTGTGGTGGGCATATGCCCGTGGAATTTCCCCTTCTTTGTCATGGCACGCAAGGTCGCGCCCTCGCTGCTGGTGGGCTGCACCTCGGTCATCAAACCCAGCAGTCTGGCTCCGGCCACGGTTATGCACTTCGCCAGCCTACTGCGCGAAATCGACCTGCCCGCTGGCGTGGTGAACTTTGTGACCGGCGGCGGCAGCACGCTGGGCGAAACGCTGGCCTCCAGCTCCATGACCGACATGGTCAGTCTGACCGGCAGCGTGGAGGCCGGGCAGCGCATCATCTCCGCAGGCGCGCACAATATCACCAAGGTATCGCTGGAGCTGGGCGGCAAGGCCCCGGCCATTGTCTGCGCCGATGCCGACATGGATCTGGCCGTCAAGGCCGTAACAGCCTCGCGCACGGTATTCAGCGGGCAGGTGTGCAACTGCGCCGAACGCCTCTATGTGCACGAAAGCGTGGCCGACGCCTTTGCCGAGAAGCTGTCTGCGGCCTTTGAGGCCGTGCGGCTGGGCAATCCCTTTGACGACCCGGCACCAGACATGTGCAGCCAGATCAGCGCCGACCATCTTGGCAAGATCGACGGCATGGTCAGACGCGCAAAAGAGCAGGGCGCGGAAGTTGTTACCGGCGGCGCGCCCGCCGAACGAGGCAGCGGCTACTTCTACAAGCCGACCCTGCTGCGCAGCTGCCAGCAACATATGGAAATCGTGCGCAACGAGGTTTTTGGCCCGGTGCTGCCCATGCTGACCTATCGCGATCTGGACGAGGCCATTGAACTGGCCAACGACTGCGATTACGGCCTCACATCGTCCATCTACACCACCAGTATTTCCACGGCCATGGAAGCGGTGAACCGCCTGAAGTTTGGCGAAACCTACGTAAACCGAGAGAACTTCGAGGCCATGCAGGGCTTCCACGCCGGGTGGCGCAAGTCGGGCATCGGCGGTGCGGACGGCAAGCACGGGCTCATGGAATACCTGCAGACACAGGTGGCCTATATCCAGTACTAG
- a CDS encoding carbohydrate kinase family protein, giving the protein MSIYVSGSLAFDRIMTFPGSFQDHILMDKLHMINVSFMVDGMDERRGGCAGNIAYSLGLLGEKPTIVAAAGRDFGPYAIVLENMGLPLDGIRRAEDIFTALCYITTDLNSNQITGFYPGAMSLPADYDFPAIDAEKDIAIISPGNVDDMRRLPGFYREKGVPYIFDPGQQLPVLTGNELLAAIEGSFACITNDYELNMICKATGKSEDELVGRTLWLVTTLGADGALIRGADGTETRIPAVPPRQVLDPTGAGDAHRAGLLKGLLSGLSMPEAAKLGSVSASFCLEKMGTQEHEFTPEVFRQRYEATFGSMPEILG; this is encoded by the coding sequence ATGTCCATCTACGTTTCTGGATCGTTGGCATTTGACCGCATCATGACCTTTCCCGGCAGCTTTCAGGATCATATCCTCATGGACAAGCTGCACATGATCAACGTGAGCTTCATGGTGGACGGCATGGACGAACGGCGCGGGGGCTGCGCGGGTAACATTGCCTATTCGCTTGGTCTGCTGGGCGAAAAGCCCACCATCGTGGCCGCTGCCGGGCGCGATTTTGGCCCCTATGCCATTGTGCTGGAAAACATGGGCCTGCCGCTGGATGGCATTCGCCGTGCGGAAGATATCTTTACTGCCCTGTGCTATATCACCACCGACCTCAACAGCAACCAGATCACCGGTTTCTATCCCGGGGCCATGAGCCTGCCCGCGGATTATGACTTTCCCGCCATTGATGCGGAAAAGGACATTGCCATCATCTCGCCCGGCAACGTTGACGACATGCGTCGTCTGCCCGGCTTTTATCGCGAAAAAGGCGTGCCCTACATCTTCGATCCCGGCCAGCAGCTGCCCGTGCTGACCGGCAACGAGCTGCTGGCGGCCATTGAAGGCTCTTTTGCCTGCATTACCAACGACTACGAACTCAACATGATCTGCAAGGCCACGGGCAAGAGCGAAGACGAGCTGGTAGGCCGCACCCTGTGGCTTGTGACCACCCTTGGCGCAGACGGTGCCCTGATTCGCGGTGCAGACGGCACGGAAACGCGCATTCCCGCGGTGCCGCCCCGTCAGGTTCTCGATCCCACCGGCGCGGGCGACGCACACCGTGCTGGCCTGCTCAAGGGCCTGCTGAGCGGGTTGAGCATGCCCGAAGCAGCCAAGCTTGGCTCGGTGAGCGCCAGCTTCTGCCTTGAAAAGATGGGCACGCAGGAACACGAATTCACGCCCGAGGTGTTCCGTCAGCGTTACGAGGCCACCTTTGGCTCCATGCCTGAGATCCTGGGCTAG